A genomic segment from Oncorhynchus clarkii lewisi isolate Uvic-CL-2024 chromosome 14, UVic_Ocla_1.0, whole genome shotgun sequence encodes:
- the LOC139365846 gene encoding uncharacterized protein: MIRINLVWMLVSQIFLIHSEEVPLQIPLTTAQLGESVSLPCFFSETIDYFQWLYWYKQTAGQMPQVVATVEKRKSADFVLNGEFNDIRFTMEKAKVGYLLIINNISRSDEAAYFCGIGSVYEMKFRNGTFLAVKGNLISTVEQQPVSDPVHPEDSVTLQCTVLSETCTGENSVYWFRAGSGESNPGVIYTPGNRSDECKKSPETPSPTQSCVYSLSKNNLSLSDAGTYYCAVATCGEILFGNGTNLNIERSLDHVVIGLGMTSVFCVIVIIILIFTRNTKTICEHYQVSVAQHIGLDNTTTKCDQDQDGVTLNYAALNFSERKTKRGRKKRETPQESVYSDVRCSDWD, encoded by the exons ATGATCAGAATCAACCTTGTTTGGATGTTAGTCAGTCAAATCT TCCTGATTCACTCTGAAGAAGTTCCTCTGCAAATTCCACTGACCACAGCTCAGCTCGGAGAGTCTGTATCTCTTCCATGTTTCTTCTCAGAGACAATTGATTATTTCCAATGGCTGTACTGGTACAAGCAAACTGCTGGTCAAATGCCCCAAGTTGTGGCAACTGTAGAAAAGAGAAAATCAGCTGATTTTGTTCTTAATGGAGAGTTTAATGACATACGTTTCACAATGGAGAAAGCAAAAGTTGGATATCTTCTCATCATCAACAATATCAGCAGATCAGATGAGGCAGCATACTTCTGTGGAATAGGATCAGTGTATGAGATGAAGTTTAGAAATGGAACATTTTTGGCTGTAAAAGGTAACTTGATTTCA ACTGTAGAGCAACAGCCAGTGTCTGACCCAGTCCATCCAGAAGACTCTGTGACTCTACAGTGTACAGTACTCTCTGAGACCTGTACAGGAGAAAACAGTGTGTACTGGTTCAGAGCCGGATCAGGAGAATCCAATCCAGGAGTAATTTACACCCCTGGGAACAGGAGTGATGAGTGTAAGAAGAGCCCTGAGACTCCCTCTCCTACACAGAGCTGTGTCTACAGCCTCTCCAAGAACAATCTCAGTCTCTCTGATGCTGGGACTTACTACTGTGCTGTTGCCACATGTGGGGAGATCCTGTTTGGCAATGGAACTAACCTAAATATTG AAAGATCTCTGGATCATGTTGTCATTGGACTGGGAATGACATCAGTTTTCTGTGTGATTGTAATCATTATCCTCATCTTCACCAGAAATACAAAGACAATTTGTGAACATTATCAAG TGAGTGTTGCACAGCATATTGGACTTGACAACACAACCACCAAATGTGATCAG GATCAAGATGGAGTTACGTTGAACTATGCTGCATTGAATTTCTCTGAGAGGAAAACCAAAAgaggaagaaagaagagagagacaccacaggaGAGTGTGTACTCTGATGTCAGGTGTTCAGACTGGGACTGA